Below is a window of Lacrimispora xylanolytica DNA.
ACGGATTGCTGTATTAGCTGACATGAAAGAGCTTGGAGAAGATGCTCCAAAATACCATTATGAAATTGGGGAGTATATCACAGAACATCCCATTTTTGAAGTAGTGACCCTTGGAGAGCTGGCAGGTGAAATTGCAAGGGCGGTAAGAGAACAGTCTAAAGAAATACAGGTAAAAGAATTTATGGAGCAGGAAGCTCTTGTTACATATTTAAGAGGAGAGTTAAAAGAAGGAGACGGAGTTCTCTTTAAAGGCTCAAACAGTATGAAACTCAGTCAGGTGGCCGATCAGTTCCATCTGGTTTAATCCTTTGATATACAGATAGAAACAGGTGAAGGAATGACAGAACAATATGCCCGTATTATCATAGATATTTCCCATGAAAAAGTAGACAGAACCTTTGATTACCGGATACCCGAAAGGCTATCCGAAGAAGTGTCTGTGGGATCCTTGGTCCTCATACCTTTTGGGAAGGGAAATGCCATGCGCAAAGGGTATGTGGTTGGCATTACCCCACATGCAGACTATGACAAGGATAAGATTAAAGAAATAGCAGGGATTGTAACAGACAGTGTTACGGCAGAATCCCTGCTTATTTCCCTTGCCTGGTGGTTAAAGGAACAGTATGGTTCCACCATGAATCAGGCTTTAAAAACCGTACTTCCGGTAAAGCAGAAGATAAAACCAAAGGAAAAAAAGATCCTCCGCTGTCTTCTTAAGCCGGAAGAATTAAAAAAGGCATTGGAAGAAGCGGAGCGAAAGAATTATAAAGCCAGATTCAGGCTTTTTCAGGCATTCATGGAAAGTCCCATGATTCCATATGAGATTGCAGTCAACCAGATGAACCTATCCTCCGCCACGTTAAAGCCGGTGATAGAAAAAGGTCTGATTACTCTTGAATCCGAAGAAGTATACCGAAATCCCATCACGTTAAAGAAAAGCCATGCCCAGCACGTTTTGTTAAACCAGGAACAGCAGACCATTGTGGATGCGTTTCAAAGAGATTATTCTGAGAATATAAGAAAAACATATCTCATACATGGCGTTACAGGAAGCGGTAAAACAGAAGTCTATATGGAGCTCATTGACCGGGTGATTCAGGAGGGAAAACAGGTAATTGTCCTGATTCCTGAAATCGCCCTTACCTATCAGACCGTCATGCGGTTTTACGGTCGATTTGGAAGCCGGGTATCTATCATCAATTCCAGGCTGTCTGCCGGGGAACGGTACGATCAGTTTGAACGGGCCAGAAATGGGGATATTGATATCATGATAGGCCCAAGATCCGCTCTTTTCACCCCATTTTCCCGCTTGGGACTGATTCTTATAGACGAGGAGCACGAAGGGGCCTATAAAAGCGAGGTAGTCCCCAGATACCATGCCAGAGAAGTGGCAGAAAAAAGAGCCTCCATGCAGAATGCTTCCCTGGTCTTAGGTTCTGCGACGCCTTCCTTAGAAGCCTATACCAAAGCTTTAAGAGGGGAATACAGCCTCTTTTTACTGACAGAACGGGCAAAAAAAGACAGCCGTATGGCCAATGTATGGGTAGCAGATCTGCGACAGGAATTAAAGGAAGGAAATAAGACCATTTTCAGCAGGCCTTTAAAAGAAAAGATGGAAGAGCGTCTGGCGAAAAAAGAACAGATCATGCTGTTTATCAACCGGAGAGGCTATGCGAACTTTGTTTCCTGTAGGTCCTGTGGAGATGCCATACGATGTCCCCACTGTGATGTGACTCTGACCCTTCATAATAACCGCAGCCTGGTCTGCCATTACTGTGGTCACACCATTCCCATGCCAAATGAATGTCCATCCTGCGGTTCTCCTTACATTGCCAATTTTGGAGTAGGGACCCAGAAAATCGAGCAGATGACAAAAAAAATGTTTCCATCTGCCAGGATTCTTCGTATGGATCTGGATACAACGAAGAAAAAGGGAGGCCATGAGGAAATCCTCACTGCCTTTTCAGAGGGAGAAGCAGATATTCTTATTGGTACACAGATGATAGTAAAGGGGCATGATTTTCCAAACGTAACGCTGGTAGGAGTTCTGGCTGCTGATCTATCCTTGTATACCCCAGACTACCGAGGCGCAGAACGTACCTTTCAGCTCTTGACCCAGGCGGCCGGAAGAGCTGGCAGAGATGAGAAGCCTGGAGATGTGGTAATCCAGACCTACAGTCCCGAGCACTATGCCATTACAACGGCTGCCAGCCAGGATTATCCGGCCTTCTATGAACAGGAAATGGTATTTCGCCGTATGATGAAATATCCTCCTGCAAATGTTCTTTTGACCATTCAGTTTTCTTCCAAAAATGAGGAGGCTCTGATATCAGCTTCAGAGGCGGTGGCAGCTTATGTTACCCCTTTGGCAGAGAAGGAAATGGTACAGACAATTGGCCCTTCAGAGGCTTCTGTATACAAAATTAATGATATTTATAGAAAAATTTTATACTTGAAACACGTAAACTATGATATACTAATAAAAATCAGAGATCAGATTGACGGTTTTTCTGAAAACCGACCGGATCTGTTTGACCTGGTCCTGATACAATATGATTTTTCATAAATGAGAGGATAAGAGAAGATGGCGATTAGAAAGATTAGAACCATTGGAGATGAAATTTTAAGAAAACACTGTAAGCCGGTGAAGGAAATTACACCGCGAATCATAGAACTGGTAGAAGATATGTTTGAAACAATGTATGAAGCCAATGGCGTAGGCCTTGCTGCTCCCCAGGTTGGTGTTTTAAAGCAGATCGTTGTAATTGACGTAGATGACGGCAATCAGTACGTGCTCATCAATCCGGAGATTATAGAAACCG
It encodes the following:
- the priA gene encoding replication restart helicase PriA; this encodes MTEQYARIIIDISHEKVDRTFDYRIPERLSEEVSVGSLVLIPFGKGNAMRKGYVVGITPHADYDKDKIKEIAGIVTDSVTAESLLISLAWWLKEQYGSTMNQALKTVLPVKQKIKPKEKKILRCLLKPEELKKALEEAERKNYKARFRLFQAFMESPMIPYEIAVNQMNLSSATLKPVIEKGLITLESEEVYRNPITLKKSHAQHVLLNQEQQTIVDAFQRDYSENIRKTYLIHGVTGSGKTEVYMELIDRVIQEGKQVIVLIPEIALTYQTVMRFYGRFGSRVSIINSRLSAGERYDQFERARNGDIDIMIGPRSALFTPFSRLGLILIDEEHEGAYKSEVVPRYHAREVAEKRASMQNASLVLGSATPSLEAYTKALRGEYSLFLLTERAKKDSRMANVWVADLRQELKEGNKTIFSRPLKEKMEERLAKKEQIMLFINRRGYANFVSCRSCGDAIRCPHCDVTLTLHNNRSLVCHYCGHTIPMPNECPSCGSPYIANFGVGTQKIEQMTKKMFPSARILRMDLDTTKKKGGHEEILTAFSEGEADILIGTQMIVKGHDFPNVTLVGVLAADLSLYTPDYRGAERTFQLLTQAAGRAGRDEKPGDVVIQTYSPEHYAITTAASQDYPAFYEQEMVFRRMMKYPPANVLLTIQFSSKNEEALISASEAVAAYVTPLAEKEMVQTIGPSEASVYKINDIYRKILYLKHVNYDILIKIRDQIDGFSENRPDLFDLVLIQYDFS